The proteins below come from a single Oerskovia jenensis genomic window:
- the leuS gene encoding leucine--tRNA ligase, with amino-acid sequence MHDAPASSPETTSHRYTPALAQDIELRWQDAWEERGTFWAANPSGHLTDGDGKHADGRSPYFIMDMFPYPSGAGLHVGHPLGYIATDVVGRFRRMCGDNVLHALGYDAFGLPAEQFAVQTGQHPRVTTEANMANMKRQLRRLGLGHDSRRSFATIDPEYVRWTQWIFLQIFEAWYDEDAVRPDGGTGRARPVTELVAEYAAGTRPVPGHPEGTRWADLDRVAQRAVIDPQRLAYVSESPVNWAPGLGTVLANEEVTSDGRSERGNFPVFQRSLRQWNMRITAYADRLADDLDLIDWPEKVKSMQRNWIGRSEGANVRFAIDGAIGGAATQDVEVFTTRPDTLFGATFMVVSPEHPLLDEVPAEWPDGTRDAWTGGHATPIDAVAAYRKEAAAKTAVERQADAGKKTGVFTGHLAVNPVNGTLIPVFTADYVLMGYGTGAIMAVPGGDERDHAFAEAFELPVVRTVAAPEGHEGAWTGDGEIVNSSNDEISLDGLSVLDAKRAMIEWLEAKDIGTGTVTYRLRDWLFSRQRYWGEPFPIVYDENDQPIALPDELLPVNLPEVPDYSPRTYEPDDADSSPEPPLGRNEDWVNVTLDLGDGPKTYRRDTNTMPNWAGSCWYYLRYLDPADTEHMASPELEKYWTGPGHNATAGPAGGVDLYVGGVEHAVLHLLYARFWHKVLLDLGHVTSTEPFHKLFNQGYVQAYAYTDARGAYVPAEEVVEEGSGDEVRYLWKGEPVHREYGKMGKSLKNVVTPDDMYEAYGADTFRVYEMSMGPLDLSRPWDTRAVVGSQRFLQRLWRNVVSEDTGETTVSDEPAEVATLRLVHRTIADVRVEMEHMRSNTAIAKLIALNNHLTGLDRVPREAIEPLILMVAPIAPHIAEELWSRLGHPQSLAHAPFPVALDEYLVEDTVTCVVQVQGKVRSRLEVPPSIGEDELRELALADANVQRTLDGRGIRTVIVRAPKLVNVVPA; translated from the coding sequence GTGCACGACGCCCCCGCGTCCTCGCCCGAGACGACCTCCCACCGCTACACGCCCGCCCTCGCGCAGGACATCGAGCTCCGGTGGCAGGACGCGTGGGAGGAGCGCGGCACGTTCTGGGCGGCCAACCCCTCGGGCCACCTCACCGACGGCGACGGCAAGCACGCCGACGGGCGCTCGCCCTACTTCATCATGGACATGTTCCCGTACCCCTCGGGCGCGGGCCTGCACGTGGGGCACCCGCTCGGGTACATCGCGACCGACGTCGTCGGGCGCTTCCGGCGCATGTGCGGCGACAACGTGCTGCACGCCCTCGGCTACGACGCGTTCGGCCTGCCCGCCGAGCAGTTCGCGGTGCAGACCGGTCAGCACCCGCGCGTCACGACCGAGGCCAACATGGCCAACATGAAGCGCCAGCTCCGCCGCCTGGGCCTGGGCCACGACTCGCGCCGATCGTTCGCGACGATCGACCCCGAGTACGTCCGCTGGACCCAGTGGATCTTCCTGCAGATCTTCGAGGCCTGGTACGACGAGGACGCCGTGCGTCCCGACGGCGGCACGGGCCGTGCGCGCCCCGTCACCGAGCTCGTGGCCGAGTACGCCGCGGGCACGCGGCCCGTCCCCGGCCACCCCGAGGGCACCCGCTGGGCAGACCTCGACCGCGTCGCGCAGCGCGCCGTGATCGACCCGCAGCGCCTGGCCTACGTGTCCGAGTCTCCCGTGAACTGGGCCCCGGGTCTGGGCACCGTGCTCGCCAACGAGGAGGTCACGTCCGACGGTCGCTCCGAGCGCGGCAACTTCCCCGTCTTCCAGCGCAGCCTGCGCCAGTGGAACATGCGCATCACCGCGTACGCCGACCGCCTGGCCGACGACCTCGACCTCATCGACTGGCCCGAGAAGGTCAAGTCCATGCAGCGCAACTGGATCGGCCGCAGCGAGGGTGCGAACGTGCGCTTCGCGATCGACGGGGCGATCGGCGGGGCCGCGACCCAGGACGTCGAGGTCTTCACCACGCGCCCCGACACCCTGTTCGGCGCGACGTTCATGGTCGTCTCGCCCGAGCACCCCCTGCTCGACGAGGTCCCCGCCGAGTGGCCCGACGGCACGCGCGACGCGTGGACCGGCGGGCACGCGACCCCCATCGACGCCGTCGCCGCCTACCGCAAGGAGGCCGCGGCCAAGACCGCGGTCGAGCGCCAGGCCGACGCCGGCAAGAAGACCGGCGTGTTCACGGGCCACCTCGCGGTCAACCCCGTCAACGGCACGCTCATCCCCGTGTTCACCGCGGACTACGTCCTCATGGGCTACGGCACGGGTGCCATCATGGCCGTCCCCGGCGGCGACGAGCGCGACCACGCGTTCGCCGAGGCCTTCGAGCTGCCCGTGGTCCGCACGGTCGCGGCCCCCGAGGGCCACGAGGGCGCCTGGACGGGCGACGGCGAGATCGTCAACTCGTCCAACGACGAGATCTCGCTCGACGGCCTGAGCGTGCTCGACGCCAAGCGCGCCATGATCGAGTGGCTCGAGGCCAAGGACATCGGCACGGGCACCGTCACCTACCGCCTGCGCGACTGGCTCTTCAGCCGCCAGCGCTACTGGGGCGAGCCGTTCCCCATCGTCTACGACGAGAACGACCAGCCCATCGCGCTGCCCGACGAGCTGCTGCCCGTCAACCTGCCCGAGGTCCCCGACTACTCGCCGCGCACCTACGAGCCCGACGACGCCGACTCCTCGCCCGAGCCGCCGCTGGGCCGCAACGAGGACTGGGTCAACGTCACGCTCGACCTGGGCGACGGTCCCAAGACCTACCGCCGCGACACCAACACCATGCCCAACTGGGCCGGGTCCTGCTGGTACTACCTGCGCTACCTCGACCCCGCGGACACCGAGCACATGGCCTCGCCCGAGCTCGAGAAGTACTGGACGGGCCCCGGGCACAACGCCACGGCCGGGCCCGCGGGCGGCGTCGACCTGTACGTGGGCGGCGTCGAGCACGCCGTGCTGCACCTGCTCTACGCGCGCTTCTGGCACAAGGTGCTCCTGGACCTGGGGCACGTGACCAGCACCGAGCCGTTCCACAAGCTCTTCAACCAGGGCTACGTGCAGGCCTACGCCTACACCGACGCGCGCGGCGCGTACGTGCCGGCCGAGGAGGTCGTCGAAGAAGGCAGCGGCGACGAGGTCCGGTACCTGTGGAAGGGCGAGCCCGTCCACCGCGAGTACGGGAAGATGGGCAAGTCGCTCAAGAACGTCGTGACGCCCGACGACATGTACGAGGCCTACGGCGCCGACACGTTCCGCGTGTACGAGATGTCCATGGGGCCGCTCGACCTGTCGCGCCCCTGGGACACGCGCGCCGTCGTCGGCTCGCAGCGGTTCCTGCAGCGGCTGTGGCGCAACGTGGTCAGCGAGGACACGGGCGAGACGACGGTCTCCGACGAGCCCGCCGAGGTCGCGACCCTGCGCCTGGTCCACCGGACGATCGCGGACGTGCGCGTCGAGATGGAGCACATGCGCTCCAACACGGCGATCGCCAAGCTCATCGCGCTCAACAACCACCTCACGGGGCTGGACCGTGTGCCGCGCGAGGCGATCGAGCCGCTGATCCTCATGGTGGCGCCCATCGCGCCGCACATCGCGGAAGAGCTGTGGTCCCGCCTCGGCCACCCGCAGTCGCTGGCCCACGCGCCCTTCCCGGTCGCGCTCGACGAGTACCTGGTCGAGGACACCGTGACGTGCGTCGTGCAGGTCCAGGGCAAGGTCCGCAGCCGCCTCGAGGTCCCGCCGTCGATCGGCGAGGACGAGCTGCGTGAGCTGGCACTGGCGGACGCGAACGTGCAGCGCACGCTCGACGGGCGGGGCATCCGCACGGTCATCGTCCGCGCCCCGAAGCTGGTGAACGTGGTCCCGGCCTGA
- a CDS encoding ComEA family DNA-binding protein → MTFSRTRPPTADDDLPHVGVRGADPSVDGGGAGLRRLRGLDPTLDRTLDPILDPGSRRSGPAPEGEDATWWRGAEGLDRETSIAGPGRSAGDLRPSRSTSGSGSGAEGEELPWERDAPRRGPLFAVAEAYTAANGHPTTHSGFEHVHDGGPRRWSVGARTAVVAAVAVLLLAIVVGAWALADGDDLRPVAALGAPGAEHDVPGTVVDAGPGDDDSDGSRPEQGAAPGQAAEEGTSPPAVRDVVVHVVGAVAAPGLVTVPAGSRVVDALTAAGDATGDADLAGVNLAREVVDGEQIVVPRPGEVVAAVPQPAPGGAAPATGPLDLNSADEAALDGLSGIGPVLAARIVEWREANGPFTTVEELGEVSGIGDALLARLRDQVRV, encoded by the coding sequence GTGACCTTCTCCCGGACGCGCCCACCGACCGCCGACGACGACCTGCCGCACGTCGGCGTGCGCGGGGCCGACCCCTCGGTCGACGGGGGAGGAGCCGGGTTGCGTCGCCTGCGCGGCCTCGACCCGACTCTCGACCGGACTCTCGACCCGATTCTCGACCCCGGGTCGAGACGCAGTGGTCCCGCGCCGGAGGGTGAGGACGCCACGTGGTGGCGGGGGGCGGAGGGGCTGGACCGCGAGACGTCGATCGCCGGCCCGGGGCGCTCAGCGGGCGACCTGCGGCCCTCACGTTCGACCTCAGGTTCAGGGTCGGGTGCTGAGGGCGAGGAGCTGCCGTGGGAGAGGGACGCACCTCGACGCGGTCCCCTGTTCGCGGTCGCCGAGGCGTACACGGCCGCGAACGGCCACCCGACGACGCACTCGGGGTTCGAGCACGTGCACGACGGCGGCCCGCGCCGCTGGTCCGTGGGGGCAAGGACAGCCGTGGTCGCCGCGGTCGCGGTGCTGCTGCTCGCGATCGTCGTCGGTGCGTGGGCGCTCGCGGACGGTGACGACCTGCGCCCCGTGGCAGCGCTGGGAGCACCGGGCGCGGAACACGACGTCCCGGGGACGGTCGTGGACGCGGGTCCGGGCGACGACGACTCCGACGGGTCCCGCCCCGAGCAGGGAGCCGCACCTGGACAGGCCGCCGAGGAGGGAACTTCGCCGCCTGCGGTGCGCGACGTCGTCGTGCACGTGGTCGGGGCGGTGGCCGCGCCCGGGCTCGTGACGGTGCCCGCGGGGTCACGCGTCGTCGACGCGCTCACCGCGGCCGGGGATGCCACCGGGGACGCGGATCTCGCGGGGGTGAACCTGGCACGGGAGGTCGTCGACGGCGAGCAGATCGTCGTGCCTCGACCCGGTGAGGTCGTCGCCGCCGTTCCGCAGCCCGCACCGGGAGGCGCTGCACCGGCGACGGGACCGCTCGACCTCAACTCGGCCGACGAGGCCGCCCTCGACGGACTGTCGGGGATCGGACCCGTGCTCGCTGCCCGGATCGTCGAGTGGCGAGAGGCGAACGGACCGTTCACGACCGTCGAGGAGCTGGGGGAGGTGAGCGGGATCGGAGACGCACTGCTCGCGAGGCTGCGCGACCAGGTCCGGGTCTGA
- a CDS encoding ComEC/Rec2 family competence protein, with protein sequence MPSALASWGSAWWLSAAGPGPVLVSVVVTAVLLTLLGALLLTTRGRTDHATVLVGVVPDSGGPGALGSRRPDAVARTPRAPGAPGQRQRAPRHRRLGQVVVLLACVLAVLVAGSVHLVERAAGGAADLAARGATVEVVGRVVGEPEKVTNPWSGETDSVRTTLALSTVQGRGVAAPAGGQADVLAGLAWGDVTYGSEVRASGTLTLADPGDKAVATLVATGPPGLVAEPGPVLRTVDILRTDLLTASDGLPDDARALLPGVAVGDTSRIDDELDSALRTTGLTHVTAVSGGHFAIVVATVTALCATARAPRWARVVVTGAAMAGFVLLVHPDPSVLRAAAMGVVGLAGVGLGRPSRAMPALAAVVVVLLVLDPWLARSYGFVLSSVATAALVLGTQPVARRLAPWIGKVPAFALAVPLTAQLACAPILVLLDPSVATYAVPANLVAAPALVPATVLGVLATIVAPWFPLGGVLLAWPAGLASWWIAAVARFFADLPGARLPWPGGLGGAAALAVLTVVGIVLVWRWRWVAGLVGVRVPWSRGSGWPHAWRTAVRANAREAFTARRRRATLRLLVAWSLLATVATGCVVLAWPRWVAPAGRDVPADWAVTACDVGQGDGLVVRTGAGRGLMIDVGPAGDAAGNCLDELGVERLDLLVLTHFHADHVGGLDAVLDGRRVDRVLVTGLGDPAAQADRVLDDLTGRGVLVEVAEPGTGGVLGDVSWEVLQAGPGTTSSDPSPSRQRGRPTLAEADGGANDASIALLVTTPQLTLVTLGDLEDAGQEALERTLRSRDGGAEVDVVKVAHHGSRVQSPGLAALLSPTVAIVSSGENTYGHPTDAALDLYGSVGAAVLRTDRCGTFALVVRDAALAVAGCADG encoded by the coding sequence GTGCCCTCCGCGCTCGCCTCCTGGGGGAGCGCGTGGTGGCTCTCGGCGGCCGGACCCGGCCCGGTGCTGGTATCGGTCGTCGTGACCGCCGTCCTGCTGACGCTCCTCGGGGCGCTGCTGCTCACGACGCGAGGACGAACGGATCACGCGACCGTGCTGGTCGGCGTGGTGCCCGACTCCGGTGGGCCAGGTGCCCTGGGGAGCCGGCGGCCGGATGCGGTCGCGCGCACGCCGCGCGCACCGGGGGCGCCTGGGCAGCGGCAGCGCGCGCCGCGACACCGCCGGCTCGGGCAGGTCGTCGTGCTCCTGGCGTGCGTGCTCGCCGTCCTGGTGGCCGGGTCGGTCCACCTCGTCGAGCGAGCCGCGGGGGGCGCCGCGGACCTCGCGGCGCGGGGCGCGACGGTCGAGGTCGTCGGGCGGGTCGTCGGCGAGCCGGAGAAGGTGACCAACCCGTGGTCGGGGGAGACGGACTCCGTGCGCACCACGCTCGCCCTCTCGACCGTGCAGGGCCGCGGCGTGGCAGCCCCCGCGGGCGGGCAGGCCGACGTCCTCGCAGGTCTCGCCTGGGGCGACGTGACCTACGGGAGCGAGGTCCGCGCGTCGGGCACGCTGACGCTCGCCGACCCCGGCGACAAGGCCGTCGCGACGCTCGTCGCGACCGGACCACCCGGGCTCGTCGCCGAACCCGGACCGGTCCTGCGGACCGTCGACATCCTGCGGACCGACCTGCTCACGGCCTCGGACGGGCTGCCCGACGACGCGCGAGCGCTCCTGCCCGGTGTGGCGGTCGGCGACACGTCACGCATCGACGACGAGCTCGACTCGGCCCTCAGGACCACGGGGCTGACGCACGTGACGGCGGTCTCGGGCGGGCACTTCGCGATCGTCGTCGCGACCGTGACCGCGCTGTGCGCCACGGCACGTGCGCCGCGCTGGGCACGCGTGGTCGTGACGGGTGCGGCCATGGCGGGCTTCGTCCTGCTGGTCCACCCCGACCCGAGCGTGCTGCGCGCCGCGGCCATGGGGGTCGTCGGGCTCGCCGGGGTCGGGCTGGGGCGGCCGTCCAGGGCGATGCCGGCGCTCGCGGCCGTTGTGGTCGTGCTGCTCGTGCTGGACCCGTGGCTCGCGCGCTCGTACGGGTTCGTCCTGTCGAGCGTCGCGACCGCCGCCCTGGTGCTCGGGACCCAGCCCGTGGCCCGGCGCCTCGCTCCGTGGATCGGCAAGGTCCCGGCGTTCGCGCTCGCGGTCCCCCTGACGGCGCAGCTCGCGTGCGCGCCGATCCTCGTGCTGCTCGACCCCTCCGTCGCGACCTACGCGGTACCCGCCAACCTGGTCGCCGCCCCGGCGCTCGTGCCGGCGACCGTGCTCGGGGTGCTCGCGACGATCGTGGCGCCGTGGTTCCCGCTGGGCGGGGTGCTGCTCGCATGGCCCGCGGGGCTGGCGTCCTGGTGGATCGCCGCCGTGGCGCGCTTCTTCGCGGACCTGCCCGGGGCGCGGCTGCCGTGGCCCGGCGGGCTCGGCGGAGCGGCGGCGCTCGCGGTGCTGACGGTCGTCGGGATCGTCCTGGTGTGGCGGTGGCGGTGGGTCGCGGGCCTGGTCGGGGTGCGCGTGCCGTGGAGCCGGGGGAGCGGGTGGCCCCACGCGTGGCGCACGGCGGTGCGGGCGAACGCACGGGAGGCGTTCACCGCCCGACGGCGTCGCGCCACACTGCGCCTTCTGGTGGCCTGGTCGCTGCTCGCCACCGTGGCCACCGGATGCGTGGTCCTCGCGTGGCCGCGCTGGGTCGCCCCCGCAGGACGGGACGTGCCGGCCGACTGGGCGGTCACGGCGTGCGACGTCGGGCAGGGTGACGGACTCGTGGTCCGCACCGGGGCCGGGCGCGGCCTCATGATCGACGTCGGGCCCGCAGGGGACGCCGCAGGGAACTGCCTCGACGAGCTCGGTGTCGAGCGCCTCGACCTGCTCGTGCTCACGCACTTCCACGCCGACCACGTCGGTGGGCTCGACGCGGTGCTCGACGGACGTCGGGTGGACAGGGTGCTCGTGACCGGCCTCGGGGACCCGGCCGCGCAGGCCGATCGGGTTCTCGACGACCTGACCGGCCGAGGGGTGCTCGTCGAGGTCGCCGAGCCCGGGACCGGCGGGGTGCTCGGCGACGTGTCGTGGGAGGTGCTGCAGGCCGGACCGGGCACCACGTCCAGCGACCCGTCGCCGAGCCGTCAGCGGGGGCGGCCCACCCTCGCCGAGGCCGACGGGGGAGCCAACGACGCGAGCATCGCCCTGCTCGTCACCACCCCGCAGCTCACGCTCGTCACGCTCGGCGACCTCGAGGACGCCGGGCAGGAGGCGCTCGAGCGGACCTTGCGGTCCCGCGACGGTGGTGCCGAGGTCGACGTCGTCAAGGTCGCTCACCACGGGTCCCGCGTCCAGTCGCCGGGGCTTGCGGCACTCCTGAGCCCCACGGTCGCGATCGTGAGCTCGGGCGAGAACACCTACGGTCACCCGACCGACGCTGCACTCGACCTCTACGGGAGCGTCGGAGCGGCGGTCCTGCGCACGGACCGGTGCGGGACGTTCGCGCTCGTCGTGCGTGACGCGGCTCTCGCGGTCGCCGGCTGCGCGGACGGCTGA
- the holA gene encoding DNA polymerase III subunit delta — protein MAAAPSRTSARPSATLPWNAVELAPVVLVQGPEGLLAERAVDALLELARARDPEAEKSEIEAVTYESGMLTVAASPSLFGEPKFVVVRGAEAAADALIPDVVDYVASPDPETTVVIVHGGGVRGKKMLDAIRASGAPVVVCEAIKKDADKLSFVAAEFKAAGRRADAGAVKALVEALGNDLRELASACAQLVADTTGTISAATVDRYYGGRVEATGFRVADAAVAGKAGEAVSLLRHALATGLDPVPLVAVLAMKLRTLAKVAAMRGRGGVSAKDLGLAPWQIDRAKKDLSSWSPEGLAAAITAVAQADAEVKGGGRDPVFAVERAVLTIAGAHGSGR, from the coding sequence ATGGCTGCCGCTCCCTCCCGCACCTCTGCCCGCCCGTCCGCGACCCTCCCCTGGAACGCCGTCGAGCTCGCGCCCGTGGTGCTGGTGCAGGGACCCGAGGGGCTGCTCGCGGAGCGAGCCGTCGACGCGCTGCTCGAGCTCGCTCGGGCCCGCGACCCCGAGGCGGAGAAGTCGGAGATCGAGGCCGTGACCTACGAGTCCGGCATGCTGACGGTCGCCGCGAGCCCGTCGCTCTTCGGTGAGCCCAAGTTCGTCGTGGTGCGGGGCGCGGAGGCGGCGGCCGACGCGCTCATCCCGGACGTCGTGGACTACGTGGCCTCGCCGGACCCGGAAACGACCGTCGTGATCGTGCACGGCGGCGGGGTGCGGGGCAAGAAGATGCTCGACGCGATCCGGGCGAGCGGAGCCCCGGTCGTGGTGTGCGAGGCCATCAAGAAGGACGCCGACAAGCTGTCGTTCGTCGCCGCGGAGTTCAAGGCTGCGGGGCGTCGGGCCGACGCGGGAGCGGTCAAGGCGCTCGTCGAGGCGCTCGGCAACGATCTGCGCGAGCTCGCGAGCGCGTGCGCACAGCTCGTCGCGGACACCACGGGCACCATCAGTGCCGCGACGGTCGACCGGTACTACGGGGGCAGGGTCGAGGCCACGGGGTTCCGGGTCGCCGACGCGGCCGTCGCGGGCAAGGCGGGCGAGGCCGTGTCGTTGCTGCGGCACGCGCTCGCGACGGGCCTGGACCCCGTGCCGCTGGTCGCTGTGCTCGCGATGAAGCTGCGCACGCTCGCCAAGGTCGCCGCGATGCGCGGCCGCGGGGGAGTCTCGGCCAAGGACCTGGGACTGGCGCCGTGGCAGATCGACCGTGCCAAGAAGGACCTGTCGAGCTGGAGCCCCGAGGGGCTCGCCGCCGCGATCACCGCAGTGGCGCAGGCGGACGCCGAGGTCAAGGGCGGCGGCCGTGACCCGGTCTTCGCGGTCGAGCGTGCGGTGCTGACGATCGCCGGGGCGCACGGCTCGGGACGGTGA
- a CDS encoding DegV family protein: protein MSPAKHPAVHVVTDSTASLPTGDHPALSVVPLHVLAGDEVFLEGVDVSPDDVAERIGAGERVTTSQPTPHALVTAYEAAAGAGARSIVSIHLSGDLSGTVHAAALAATRSPVPVRVVDSRTVAMGLGFAALAAADAAAAGGTVDEVARRAIAVADSSRAIFMVDSLDHLRRGGRLGVAAATLGTVLGVRPLLAVRDGRIEVIQKVRTRGAAVDRLIQVAVDSVERRGEPELAVHYLGDDGAARDVADRLWDETGVRASVTPVSAVVGAHAGPGVLAIVVADRAP, encoded by the coding sequence ATGAGTCCTGCGAAGCACCCGGCCGTCCACGTCGTCACGGACTCGACCGCCTCCCTCCCCACCGGTGACCACCCGGCGCTGTCCGTGGTGCCCCTGCACGTGCTGGCCGGGGACGAGGTGTTCCTCGAGGGCGTCGACGTCTCGCCGGACGACGTCGCGGAGCGGATCGGTGCGGGCGAGCGGGTCACGACCTCGCAGCCGACGCCGCACGCCCTGGTCACGGCCTACGAGGCTGCGGCGGGGGCCGGTGCGCGGTCGATCGTCTCGATCCACCTGTCGGGAGACCTGTCGGGCACGGTGCACGCGGCCGCGCTCGCGGCGACGCGCTCCCCGGTGCCGGTGCGGGTCGTGGACTCGCGGACCGTCGCGATGGGGCTGGGGTTCGCGGCGCTCGCGGCGGCCGACGCCGCGGCGGCCGGCGGGACCGTCGACGAGGTGGCTCGCCGCGCGATCGCGGTCGCGGACTCGAGCCGAGCGATCTTCATGGTCGACTCGCTCGACCACCTGCGCCGCGGTGGCCGCCTGGGAGTGGCGGCCGCGACCCTCGGGACCGTGCTCGGCGTGAGACCGCTGCTCGCGGTGCGCGACGGTCGCATCGAGGTGATCCAGAAGGTCCGGACGCGGGGCGCGGCGGTGGACCGGCTGATCCAGGTGGCGGTCGACTCGGTCGAGCGTCGGGGCGAGCCCGAGCTCGCGGTGCACTACCTGGGCGACGACGGCGCGGCGAGAGACGTGGCCGACCGGCTGTGGGACGAGACCGGGGTGCGGGCATCGGTCACGCCCGTGAGCGCGGTCGTCGGGGCCCACGCGGGACCCGGTGTGCTGGCGATCGTCGTGGCGGACCGCGCACCGTAG
- a CDS encoding helicase HerA-like domain-containing protein → MPDDAAPSPAELAALKAAAAQAAAEAAEAKAAAAQAALEAAEAAAAGSTGTPSGAGSPAGPGTEAPDAPADAAPSGTPDPATPDPAAAPPAQAPPSGPLDGYPAEVAAGYASKDATLALGALLEAPDAAPGDPVPRADVQVGFSLAMLNRHGLVAGATGTGKTKTLQGMAEGLSDAGVPTFVADIKGDLSGLAVPGASGEKILERTASIGQDWEPTTYPVEFYSLGGLGKGIPIRTTVSDFGPLLLSKVLGLNDTQESSLGLIFHWADTQGLALLDLKDLQSTIAYLTSDDGKAELTGIGGLSTATAGVILREIVTLQAQGADVFFGEPAFDTTELLRVAADGRGTISALELPAVQDRPALFSTFLMWLLADLYQDLPEVGDLDKPRLVFFFDEAHLLFTGATKEFVAQVVQTVRLIRSKGVGVFFVTQSPKDVPADVLAQLGNRVQHALRAFTPDDAAALRAAVRTFPRSPYDLEQLLQSLGTGEAVVTVLTEKGAPTPVAWTRVRAPQSSMEPAPEAVIDGIVAGSPLAARYTVAVDNESAYELLTARIAAQRAAAEQAATAEKVAKEQEAAQKEADKAAKKQADELEKMRAKLERDAARAGSGTRSTPRKSSASSGLDKFLGSMATQLGREITRTVFGTRRR, encoded by the coding sequence ATGCCCGACGACGCAGCCCCCTCCCCCGCAGAGCTCGCCGCCCTGAAGGCAGCCGCCGCACAGGCAGCCGCCGAGGCGGCCGAGGCCAAGGCCGCCGCAGCACAGGCCGCGCTCGAGGCCGCCGAGGCCGCAGCGGCCGGCAGCACCGGCACCCCCTCCGGTGCGGGTTCCCCCGCCGGACCGGGCACCGAGGCGCCTGACGCACCCGCCGACGCCGCGCCGTCGGGCACGCCGGACCCGGCCACCCCGGACCCGGCAGCCGCACCTCCCGCGCAGGCTCCGCCGTCGGGCCCCCTGGACGGCTACCCCGCCGAGGTCGCCGCGGGCTACGCCTCCAAGGACGCGACGCTCGCGCTGGGTGCGCTGCTCGAAGCCCCCGACGCGGCTCCCGGCGACCCCGTGCCGCGCGCCGACGTCCAGGTCGGGTTCTCGCTCGCGATGCTCAACCGCCACGGACTGGTCGCCGGGGCCACCGGGACGGGCAAGACCAAGACGCTGCAGGGCATGGCCGAAGGACTGTCCGACGCCGGGGTGCCGACGTTCGTCGCCGACATCAAGGGCGACCTGTCGGGGCTCGCCGTGCCCGGCGCGAGCGGCGAGAAGATCCTCGAGCGCACCGCGAGCATCGGGCAGGACTGGGAGCCGACCACCTACCCGGTCGAGTTCTACTCGCTCGGCGGGCTCGGCAAGGGCATCCCGATCCGGACGACCGTGAGCGACTTCGGGCCGCTGCTGCTGTCCAAGGTGCTGGGGCTCAACGACACGCAGGAGTCGAGCCTGGGGCTCATCTTCCACTGGGCCGACACGCAGGGCCTCGCACTGCTCGACCTCAAGGACCTGCAGTCGACCATCGCGTACCTCACCTCGGACGACGGCAAGGCCGAGCTCACGGGCATCGGCGGGCTGTCCACGGCCACGGCCGGTGTCATCCTGCGCGAGATCGTGACGCTCCAGGCGCAAGGAGCGGACGTGTTCTTCGGCGAGCCCGCGTTCGACACGACCGAGCTGCTGCGCGTCGCCGCCGATGGCCGCGGCACGATCTCGGCGCTCGAGCTGCCCGCCGTCCAGGACCGGCCCGCGCTCTTCTCGACGTTCCTCATGTGGCTGCTCGCCGACCTGTACCAGGACCTGCCCGAGGTCGGCGACCTCGACAAGCCCAGGCTCGTCTTCTTCTTCGACGAGGCGCACCTGCTGTTCACGGGTGCGACCAAGGAATTCGTGGCGCAGGTCGTGCAGACCGTGCGGCTCATCCGCTCCAAGGGCGTGGGCGTGTTCTTCGTGACGCAGAGCCCCAAGGACGTGCCCGCCGACGTCCTGGCCCAGCTCGGCAACCGCGTCCAGCACGCGCTGCGCGCCTTCACGCCCGACGACGCCGCGGCCCTGCGCGCGGCCGTGCGGACGTTCCCGCGGTCCCCCTACGACCTGGAGCAGCTGCTGCAGTCGCTCGGGACGGGCGAGGCCGTGGTCACGGTGCTGACCGAGAAGGGTGCCCCGACACCGGTCGCGTGGACCCGGGTGCGGGCGCCGCAGTCGTCGATGGAGCCCGCACCGGAGGCCGTGATCGACGGGATCGTGGCAGGCTCGCCGCTCGCCGCGCGGTACACCGTGGCGGTCGACAACGAGTCGGCCTACGAGCTGCTGACCGCGCGGATCGCCGCGCAGCGGGCCGCGGCGGAACAGGCGGCGACCGCCGAGAAGGTCGCCAAGGAGCAGGAGGCCGCCCAGAAGGAGGCGGACAAGGCGGCCAAGAAGCAGGCCGACGAGCTCGAGAAGATGCGCGCCAAGCTCGAACGGGACGCGGCCCGCGCCGGGAGCGGGACGCGGAGCACTCCCCGGAAGTCGAGCGCGTCGTCGGGGCTCGACAAGTTCCTGGGGTCGATGGCGACGCAGCTCGGGCGGGAGATCACGCGGACGGTGTTCGGCACCCGCCGCCGCTGA